From the genome of Nocardia sp. NBC_01503, one region includes:
- the yczE gene encoding membrane protein YczE encodes MLVRRLIALYVGLWLYGWSMAVMLRAALGLDPWDVFHQGVARNVPLSFGTVVAITGAVVLLAWIPLRQRPGLGTVSNVVVISVAVDVGLNVLPQLDSLPVRIGAMLAAVLLNAVASVLYIGAGMGPGPRDGLMTGLVRRTGRPVWIVRTSLEVTVLAIGWTLGGSVGIGTLVYAFGIGPLIHVLIPSVDRCLPGFKDVHGPETLSPAPESMPDAIVARPLSSS; translated from the coding sequence ATGTTGGTTCGCAGGCTGATCGCCCTCTATGTCGGGTTGTGGTTGTACGGGTGGTCGATGGCGGTCATGCTGCGGGCGGCGCTCGGGTTGGATCCCTGGGATGTCTTTCATCAGGGGGTCGCCCGGAATGTGCCGTTGAGCTTCGGAACCGTGGTGGCCATTACCGGGGCCGTGGTGCTGCTGGCCTGGATTCCCCTGCGGCAGCGGCCGGGCCTGGGGACGGTCAGCAATGTGGTGGTCATCAGTGTCGCCGTCGATGTGGGGCTGAATGTGCTGCCGCAGCTGGACTCGCTGCCGGTGCGGATCGGGGCCATGTTGGCGGCGGTACTGCTCAACGCGGTGGCCAGTGTGCTGTATATCGGGGCCGGAATGGGGCCGGGGCCGCGCGATGGCCTGATGACTGGACTGGTCCGGCGGACGGGCCGACCGGTCTGGATTGTGCGGACTTCGCTCGAGGTCACCGTACTGGCGATCGGCTGGACACTCGGCGGCAGCGTCGGGATCGGAACCCTGGTGTACGCCTTCGGAATCGGACCGCTCATTCATGTGCTCATCCCCTCTGTCGACCGCTGTCTACCCGGCTTCAAAGATGTGCACGGACCCGAAACCCTCAGTCCGGCTCCGGAATCCATGCCGGATGCCATAGTCGCCCGGCCTCTGTCCAGTTCATGA